A window from Citrus sinensis cultivar Valencia sweet orange chromosome 3, DVS_A1.0, whole genome shotgun sequence encodes these proteins:
- the LOC127900800 gene encoding uncharacterized protein LOC127900800, whose protein sequence is MGQAIATAEEIQPEHAEKEVATPESSHMLQNKIPVKVKDLGSFTIPCSIGTRYAGKALCDLGASINLMPLSVFKQLGIEECKPTTVTLQLADRSHAYPEGKIEDVLVKVDKFIFPVDFIVLNFEADKEVPIILGRPFLATGKTLIDVHKRELTMRVNDQQVTFNVLEAMRNPDEVEDCNFLSVVDFVVADKMDRCYSKAFDKVNTFDDVEEENVATIQIDWMEEKQSDRHTMFIEHLNLSDREVKITLPSIESPHSLELKLLPSHLKYAYLGQNNTLPVIISSTLDAGQE, encoded by the exons ATGGGCCAAGCTATAGCAACTGCAGAAGAAATTCAGCCAGAACATGCTGAAAAAGAAGTTGCAACACCA GAAAGCAGTCATATGCTCCAAAATAAGATTCCAGTAAAAGTGAAAGATCTAGGGAGTTTCACAATACCATGTTCTATAGGAACTAGGTATGCTGGCAAAGCACTCTGTGACCTGGGAGCTAGCATTAATTTGATGCCATTATCTGTATTTAAGCAGCTTGGAATAGAGGAATGCAAACCAACAACAGTAACTCTGCAATTGGCTGACAGATCTCATGCATACCCTGAAGGAAAAATAGAGGATGTACTGGTGAAGGTTGATAAATTCATCTTTCCAgtggattttattgtactGAATTTTGAAGCTGATAAAGAAGTACCCATTATacttggaagaccttttctaGCAACTGGAAAGACTCTGATAGATGTGCATAAAAGAGAGCTCACAATGAGAGTGAATGATCAGCAAGTCACATTTAATGTACTAGAGGCTATGAGAAACCCTGACGAAGTAGAAGACTGCAATTTCCTGAGTGTAGTGGATTTTGTTGTAGCAGACAAAATGGATAGATGCTATAGTAAGGCATTTGACAAAGTCAATACCTTTGATGATGTAGAAGAGGAAAATGTTGCAACAATCCAAATAGATTGGATGGAAGAAAAGCAATCTGATAGGCACACCATGTTTATTGAACATCTGAATCTTTCAGACAGGGaagtaaaaataactttacCATCTATTGAATCACCTCATAGTCTTGAATTAAAACTGTTACCTTCGCATTTAAAATATGCTTATCTTGGTCAAAATAACACACTCCCTGTAATCATCTCTTCTACTTTGGATGCAGGTCAAGAATAG